CGAAGTCTTGCATCTCAGCGGCTTAGCGACAGCGAAATCGCAGCTCGGCTTAAAGAGCTAGGAATCTCCATTGCTCGCAGAACTGTAGCAAAATACCGCGAGCAACTACGGGTACCGCGCATGGAATATCGCATTGCATAGGCATCTCTTCTTGCTTGCAAATCCCATCATTAATTGTTAAAGACCTCTTTTCAGCGAAAACCTCTGTAATATACTGCTCGGGCAGTACGAGCGAAGCGCAGTAATTCTTTGCCCTGGCACACGAATTGCTGTAAATACGTTGCCCATCGCATAAAGGCAGGTTGAGGTAGATATGGTACGCAGTTTCTTCTCAGATTTAACGACTGTAATGTTGGCTAAATGCTTGGATGCTTGTGGCTTAAGACAACGCGTCATTGCCAACAATATCGCAAATGTTGAGACGCCTGGCTTCACGCGCTCGGAGGTGGCTTTCGAAAGCCGTCTTAAGGAGGCGCTCGAAGCTACAAGTGAGGAGTCAGCAATAAGCCGAATTGAGAAAATCCAGCCTGAAATTATACAGGATAACATTTCGCCAGCAAGACCAAATGGGAATAACGTCTCGATCGAGAAAGAAATGGCTGATATGACGAAGAACTCAATGCAATACGAAGCCCTTGTTCAGCTAATGAACCTCAAAGCAGCCATGATTCGCATGGCGATGAATGAAGGGAGGCGTTAGCTGTGGGTAGTTTTTCCTCAATGGACATAAGCGCATCGGGACTTTTCGCCCAACGAGTTCGCTTGGATGCTATTGCCAACAATATTGCAAACGCAATGACTACCCGTACTGAGAAAGGTGGACCATATAAAAGGCTTGAGGTTGTTTTCAAGGCTTCAAGTGGTCAATTCGACCCCTCAAACGCGGGTGTGCAGGTGGAATCAGTTGTGGAAAGCGACGACCCACCTAAGATGATTTATGACCCCTCGCATCCCGATGCTGGGCCTGATGGAATGGTCGCCATGCCGAACGTGAATATTGTGGAGGAAATGGTGGACCTAATTAGCGCAACAAGAGCTTATGAGGCGAATATCATGGCAATTAATGCCGCACGTTCTATGATAAGCAAGGCTTTGGAGATCGGAAGAACATAATGGGGGCAAGTGATAGCCATGAGGATAGAAGGAATTGGTAGTGGAATTTCAAAAAACCCGGTTTCAATAATAGAAACCACCAATAAAGATAGGAGTTTCGGGCAGTCGATAAGAGACGCGATTTCCGAGGTAAATCGTCTTCAAACGGAAGCAGACCAGCTCGCCACAAAGCTTGCAGTAGGTGACGCTGTCGAGATACACCAGGCGATGATTGCCATGCAGAAAGCAAGCACCGCACTGCAGTTCACTGTTCAAGTTAGGA
This genomic interval from Armatimonadota bacterium contains the following:
- the flgB gene encoding flagellar basal body rod protein FlgB, with protein sequence MVRSFFSDLTTVMLAKCLDACGLRQRVIANNIANVETPGFTRSEVAFESRLKEALEATSEESAISRIEKIQPEIIQDNISPARPNGNNVSIEKEMADMTKNSMQYEALVQLMNLKAAMIRMAMNEGRR
- the flgC gene encoding flagellar basal body rod protein FlgC; amino-acid sequence: MGSFSSMDISASGLFAQRVRLDAIANNIANAMTTRTEKGGPYKRLEVVFKASSGQFDPSNAGVQVESVVESDDPPKMIYDPSHPDAGPDGMVAMPNVNIVEEMVDLISATRAYEANIMAINAARSMISKALEIGRT
- the fliE gene encoding flagellar hook-basal body complex protein FliE, producing the protein MRIEGIGSGISKNPVSIIETTNKDRSFGQSIRDAISEVNRLQTEADQLATKLAVGDAVEIHQAMIAMQKASTALQFTVQVRNKIIEAYQEIMRMQV